The following are encoded in a window of Vibrio azureus genomic DNA:
- a CDS encoding GGDEF domain-containing protein, which produces MNNEFKKATANLKKAVPLMIKNRVAATPANYALWYTYVDNAIPELNCALEQALEHYDICPPVLNNQLYQNYIATKNETSLEELKTNIEVLLGEIGHSMTDTLADTSSFSETINRSFKKLEAAESNCLSFEEVMELIRQLVIDSQDIRHSTQDLSQQLTTASTEISRLKNQLAEVQKDALLDALSGLNNRRAFDNDLQILTNGGQTMSLILLDIDHFKSLNDDYGHVFGDTVIKTIGRKLKQYCRDGVNVYRFGGEEFAIIIPNRSLLVSRQFAENLRQMIEKMGIRDKRNGTLVQNITASFGVAQFSQNESAEAFINKADTQLYEAKQLGRNRVMPA; this is translated from the coding sequence ATGAATAACGAATTTAAGAAGGCAACCGCAAACCTCAAAAAAGCGGTACCATTAATGATTAAAAACCGAGTCGCAGCGACTCCCGCTAACTACGCACTGTGGTACACTTATGTGGATAACGCGATCCCAGAGCTTAACTGTGCTTTAGAGCAAGCCCTTGAACACTACGATATCTGCCCTCCTGTACTGAATAATCAGCTCTACCAAAACTATATTGCGACGAAAAACGAGACCAGTTTAGAAGAGCTAAAAACCAATATTGAGGTGCTACTTGGTGAAATTGGCCATTCCATGACCGACACACTTGCTGACACTTCCTCTTTCTCCGAAACAATTAACCGCAGCTTTAAGAAACTCGAAGCGGCAGAAAGCAATTGCCTCAGCTTTGAGGAAGTCATGGAATTGATACGCCAACTGGTCATCGATTCACAAGACATTCGTCATTCAACTCAAGACCTAAGTCAACAGCTTACCACTGCGAGTACTGAGATATCACGCTTAAAGAATCAGCTTGCAGAAGTACAAAAAGATGCTTTGTTGGATGCTTTATCAGGTTTAAACAACCGCCGTGCATTTGATAATGACTTGCAAATATTGACCAATGGAGGTCAAACTATGTCATTGATATTACTAGATATAGACCATTTCAAATCATTAAATGATGATTACGGTCACGTATTCGGTGATACGGTGATAAAAACCATCGGCCGCAAACTAAAGCAGTATTGTCGTGATGGAGTAAACGTATACCGTTTTGGTGGAGAGGAATTTGCTATTATTATTCCCAATCGGTCATTGCTGGTTAGCCGGCAATTTGCCGAAAATTTGAGACAAATGATAGAAAAAATGGGCATAAGAGATAAACGTAATGGGACCCTCGTACAGAATATCACTGCCTCTTTCGGCGTCGCCCAATTTTCCCAAAATGAAAGTGCAGAAGCTTTCATCAATAAAGCCGATACACAACTTTATGAAGCGAAGCAGCTCGGCCGTAACCGAGTGATGCCGGCTTAA
- a CDS encoding DASH family cryptochrome, producing the protein MPKKKIGLYWFTNDLRLSDQPLLFKASQEVDELICLYCLPQVTQFHQHYSQEKGLSDSRLSFVKQSLFSFKQQLGNLKQQLFVTTESPYIAFKRALSQGVITHLYSDTFAGTTEQCIIENLRHDFPHLSIHQQETGHLFCQNQLPFSLENLPQSFTKFRKKVESLDILPPIPQLNRLPPMPSAWSHDNDFVSIEETSIQQKIEQFHGGELSAIAHCVRYFSSGRASQYKHTRNALDGFEDSTKFSPWLANGCISARTIYAMLKEYEANHGENESTYWIYFELLWREYFYWYARRYGSRLFVFSGISERVPLTSFYAHRFQQWKKGETPFPIVNACMHQLNQTGYLSNRGRQLVASCLIHELGLDWRYGAAYFESQLIDYDVASNWGNWQYLAGVGADPRGSRQFDLIKQTEIYDPNGDFIKKWRGHCETAVLDHVDMVDWPISPPNNH; encoded by the coding sequence TTGCCAAAGAAAAAAATAGGCTTGTATTGGTTTACCAATGATCTGAGGCTCAGCGATCAACCCTTGTTGTTTAAAGCATCTCAGGAGGTGGATGAGCTAATCTGTTTGTATTGTTTGCCACAAGTGACTCAGTTTCATCAGCACTATAGCCAAGAGAAAGGCTTGAGTGATTCGAGGTTAAGTTTTGTTAAGCAGTCTCTTTTTAGTTTTAAACAGCAATTAGGTAACCTGAAACAGCAGTTATTCGTAACGACGGAATCTCCTTACATTGCGTTCAAACGAGCCTTATCACAGGGAGTCATTACGCACTTATATTCTGATACGTTTGCCGGAACGACCGAGCAGTGCATCATTGAAAACCTAAGACATGATTTTCCGCATCTTTCGATCCATCAACAAGAGACAGGGCATCTTTTTTGTCAGAACCAACTGCCTTTTTCGCTAGAAAACTTGCCGCAATCTTTTACAAAATTTAGAAAAAAGGTTGAGTCACTCGACATACTTCCACCAATTCCCCAACTTAATAGGCTTCCCCCGATGCCTAGCGCTTGGAGTCACGACAATGATTTTGTCTCTATCGAAGAAACAAGTATTCAGCAAAAGATTGAACAGTTTCACGGTGGTGAGCTGTCAGCCATAGCACATTGCGTTCGCTATTTTTCCTCTGGACGAGCAAGTCAATATAAGCATACTCGTAACGCCCTCGATGGCTTTGAAGACTCAACCAAATTTTCCCCTTGGCTCGCTAATGGTTGTATTTCAGCAAGAACGATTTATGCCATGTTAAAAGAATACGAAGCCAACCATGGAGAGAATGAGTCAACTTACTGGATATATTTCGAACTACTTTGGCGTGAATATTTCTATTGGTATGCACGTCGATACGGATCTCGGTTGTTTGTTTTCAGTGGCATCAGCGAGCGTGTGCCATTAACTAGCTTTTATGCTCATCGCTTCCAACAGTGGAAAAAAGGTGAAACTCCCTTCCCGATTGTCAATGCTTGTATGCATCAATTGAATCAAACAGGCTACCTGTCTAACCGCGGTAGACAGCTCGTTGCAAGTTGTTTGATTCATGAACTCGGCTTAGATTGGCGTTATGGTGCGGCTTACTTCGAGTCACAATTGATCGATTACGATGTTGCTTCTAACTGGGGGAATTGGCAGTACTTAGCTGGAGTGGGTGCCGACCCAAGAGGATCAAGGCAGTTTGATCTTATTAAGCAAACTGAGATATACGACCCTAATGGCGATTTCATTAAAAAGTGGCGCGGTCACTGTGAGACCGCAGTACTTGACCATGTTGATATGGTCGATTGGCCAATCAGTCCTCCCAACAATCACTAA
- a CDS encoding cryptochrome/photolyase family protein encodes MQFQTLRLILGDQLNAAHSWFQEPDDKVVYLIAELKQENQYVTHHIQKVCAFFSAMAAFAKERQSEGHQVLHLTLDETACHENLEHLLRYYLKKVGAEKFEYQRPDEYRLLAQLSNFKFAGVVCRCVDSEHFLFPYEEIESEFPSGKHIMMEHFYRRMRKRFDILMQAGKPHGGKWNFDANNRNKLKPDDIKQLPNPLMFSTDVKQIKQRLERHNIATIGHLDGQLLWPVNRHQSLSLLAFFCQVCLTHFGRFQDAMIGHHEAKWSLYHSRLSFALNSKLLSPKEVIDAALEAFRNHSEIDIAQVEGFVRQILGWREYIRGVYWSNMPHYAQINELNAKRKLPDYFWNGETKMACMRNAIQQSLDYAYAHHIQRLMVTGNFCLLTDIEPAQVDEWYLGIYIDAIEWVEMPNTRGMALFADGGLVGTKPYAASGSYINKMSDYCKGCHYDNKLRVGESSCPFNSLYWRFMEKHNKRLAKNPRIGMIFRSWDNMDPEQRQAILETADHYIDNLESL; translated from the coding sequence ATGCAATTTCAAACGTTACGCTTAATTCTAGGCGACCAACTTAATGCTGCTCATTCATGGTTTCAAGAGCCTGATGACAAAGTCGTTTATTTGATCGCAGAGCTCAAACAAGAAAATCAATATGTTACTCATCACATTCAAAAGGTTTGTGCATTTTTTTCTGCCATGGCGGCATTTGCGAAAGAGCGACAAAGTGAAGGTCACCAAGTTTTACACCTGACCTTAGACGAGACCGCTTGCCACGAAAACTTAGAGCACTTACTGCGTTATTATCTAAAAAAAGTGGGGGCTGAGAAGTTTGAATACCAACGCCCTGACGAATACCGACTATTGGCTCAACTGAGCAATTTCAAATTCGCAGGGGTTGTGTGCCGCTGTGTTGATAGCGAACATTTCTTGTTTCCTTATGAAGAGATCGAGTCTGAATTTCCAAGCGGTAAGCACATTATGATGGAACATTTTTACCGCCGTATGAGGAAAAGGTTTGATATTCTAATGCAAGCGGGGAAACCCCATGGAGGTAAGTGGAACTTCGACGCGAATAACCGCAATAAACTCAAGCCTGATGACATAAAACAACTGCCTAATCCCTTAATGTTCTCTACCGATGTGAAACAAATAAAGCAGCGTTTAGAGAGGCACAATATTGCTACGATTGGTCATTTAGACGGTCAGTTGTTATGGCCTGTTAATCGGCACCAGAGTTTGTCACTGCTCGCTTTCTTTTGCCAAGTATGCCTGACTCATTTTGGCCGTTTTCAAGATGCAATGATAGGTCATCATGAAGCAAAGTGGAGTTTGTACCACAGCAGGCTCTCTTTTGCTCTTAATAGCAAACTCTTGAGTCCGAAAGAAGTCATTGATGCTGCCCTTGAAGCATTTAGAAATCATTCAGAGATTGATATCGCTCAAGTTGAGGGGTTTGTTCGTCAGATTTTAGGTTGGCGGGAGTATATCCGAGGCGTTTATTGGTCGAACATGCCGCATTATGCGCAAATAAATGAGCTCAATGCCAAAAGAAAGCTGCCGGATTACTTTTGGAATGGGGAGACAAAAATGGCTTGTATGCGTAATGCCATTCAACAATCTCTTGATTATGCCTATGCGCATCATATCCAACGATTAATGGTTACGGGTAACTTTTGTCTATTAACTGATATTGAACCGGCGCAGGTGGATGAGTGGTATCTTGGGATTTATATTGATGCCATTGAATGGGTCGAGATGCCTAATACAAGAGGTATGGCCTTGTTCGCTGATGGTGGTCTTGTCGGTACTAAACCTTATGCTGCAAGCGGTTCATACATCAATAAAATGAGTGATTATTGCAAAGGCTGTCATTATGATAACAAGTTGCGCGTTGGTGAGAGCTCCTGTCCTTTCAATAGCTTATATTGGCGCTTTATGGAAAAGCATAACAAACGATTAGCGAAGAACCCTCGTATTGGTATGATCTTTCGCTCATGGGACAATATGGATCCTGAGCAGCGTCAAGCCATTTTAGAGACTGCCGATCATTACATTGATAACCTGGAGAGTTTGTGA
- a CDS encoding SDR family oxidoreductase codes for MNILIAGGSGGIGLAMVKEVVRRYPQATVYATYRTQQPYELNDAALINRVCWHQVDITQPEHVKAFSCQLSHLDWLINCVGMLHTSDKGPEKNVASLDAEFFLQNMTVNTLPSLLLAKHFTSKLKQSTGPRFATVSAKVGSISDNHLGGWYSYRSSKAALNMFLKTLSIEWQRTVKHGAVLALHPGTTDTALSKPFQANVPEGKLFNPDFVAKNLLDLIENSTAQDNGKFWAYDGECLPW; via the coding sequence ATGAATATTTTAATTGCTGGGGGCAGTGGTGGGATTGGGTTAGCCATGGTCAAGGAGGTCGTCAGAAGGTATCCTCAAGCGACGGTTTATGCAACCTATCGGACTCAGCAACCTTATGAGTTAAACGATGCTGCTTTGATCAATAGAGTGTGCTGGCATCAAGTTGATATTACCCAACCAGAACACGTGAAAGCCTTTTCTTGTCAATTATCACACCTCGACTGGCTGATAAACTGCGTGGGAATGTTACATACTTCTGACAAAGGCCCAGAAAAGAATGTTGCTTCTTTAGACGCTGAGTTCTTTTTACAAAATATGACCGTGAATACTTTGCCCAGTTTACTGCTGGCAAAACACTTTACTTCAAAGTTAAAGCAAAGCACAGGGCCACGCTTTGCGACAGTTTCAGCTAAAGTTGGCAGTATCAGTGATAATCATTTGGGTGGTTGGTACAGTTACCGTTCTTCGAAAGCTGCGCTCAATATGTTTTTAAAAACGTTGTCGATTGAATGGCAAAGGACCGTCAAACATGGAGCTGTACTGGCTTTACATCCAGGCACAACCGATACTGCACTGTCTAAACCGTTTCAAGCGAATGTACCCGAAGGCAAACTGTTTAACCCAGACTTCGTTGCAAAGAATTTGCTAGACTTAATTGAAAATTCGACAGCACAAGACAATGGCAAGTTTTGGGCTTACGACGGTGAGTGTTTGCCTTGGTAA
- a CDS encoding DUF2256 domain-containing protein, which yields MKGFKARLPTKVCPVCERPFTWRKKWSKVWDDVIYCSERCRRNKAKNQHQ from the coding sequence ATGAAAGGTTTTAAAGCTAGACTTCCAACCAAGGTTTGCCCCGTCTGTGAGCGACCTTTTACATGGAGGAAAAAGTGGTCAAAGGTGTGGGACGACGTTATTTACTGTTCCGAGCGTTGTCGACGCAATAAAGCAAAAAATCAACATCAGTAG
- the msrB gene encoding peptide-methionine (R)-S-oxide reductase MsrB translates to MNKKSLFSEFFSVLSLCLFLLNVPSTNAKDSLSKTSQQSIETATLAGGCFWCVESDLERLPGVIDVVSGYSGGHLKNPTYREVSSGQSGHLEVVQVTYNANDLSYKHLLDYFLRHIDPTDDKGSFVDRGSQYRPAIFFHTSKQREIAEDFIQSIDKAQIYPKPLKVELIPFEKFYPAENYHQDYYKKSPLKYKYYRYASGRDDYLDDILGEQRLTQPKTLEQLIQFKQQLSREAVEKYKKPSQEEIEKNLTQLQYNVTQKEATEPAFNNLYWDNDKPGIYVDIVSGEPLFSSTDKFHSCTGWPSFTRPINPLFITEKRDFKLLFTRTEVRSKYGDSHLGHVFDDGPEPTGLRYCMNSAAMKFIPVDDMKSLGYENYLYLFK, encoded by the coding sequence ATGAATAAAAAGTCCTTATTTTCTGAATTCTTCTCTGTATTGAGCCTTTGCTTGTTTTTATTGAATGTCCCCTCAACGAATGCTAAAGATAGTCTAAGCAAAACTTCTCAGCAGAGTATTGAAACGGCCACATTAGCAGGTGGTTGCTTTTGGTGTGTAGAGTCCGATCTAGAGCGCTTACCTGGTGTGATTGATGTTGTTTCAGGTTACTCTGGAGGGCATCTAAAAAATCCGACCTACCGCGAGGTTTCATCTGGTCAATCTGGCCACCTTGAGGTTGTGCAAGTAACTTATAATGCCAATGATTTAAGTTATAAGCATTTACTGGATTACTTCCTACGTCATATCGATCCAACGGATGACAAAGGCTCTTTCGTCGATAGAGGATCTCAATATCGTCCAGCTATTTTTTTTCATACCAGCAAACAAAGAGAGATTGCTGAAGATTTTATCCAAAGCATCGACAAGGCCCAAATTTACCCCAAGCCTTTAAAAGTCGAATTAATCCCTTTCGAAAAATTCTACCCTGCTGAGAATTATCACCAAGACTACTATAAAAAAAGCCCACTTAAATACAAATACTACCGATACGCTTCTGGCCGCGATGACTACCTAGATGACATATTAGGTGAACAACGTCTTACCCAGCCAAAAACCTTAGAGCAGTTAATTCAGTTTAAACAACAACTGTCTAGAGAAGCTGTTGAAAAGTATAAAAAGCCCTCTCAAGAGGAAATAGAAAAGAACTTAACTCAATTACAATATAACGTCACACAAAAAGAAGCGACTGAACCAGCTTTCAACAACCTTTATTGGGATAATGACAAACCGGGTATTTATGTCGATATCGTTTCTGGTGAGCCATTATTTTCATCTACCGATAAGTTTCATTCTTGCACTGGGTGGCCAAGCTTTACTCGTCCAATCAATCCACTCTTCATTACAGAAAAAAGGGATTTTAAATTGTTGTTCACACGGACCGAAGTTCGCAGCAAATATGGTGATTCTCACCTTGGGCATGTTTTCGATGATGGTCCGGAGCCAACAGGACTTCGTTACTGCATGAACTCTGCAGCCATGAAGTTTATACCCGTCGATGACATGAAATCATTAGGCTACGAAAACTACCTCTATCTTTTTAAATAG
- a CDS encoding OsmC family protein codes for MQSEVKWVDSLKFVGQSHSGHSIVMDGNGGETAPSPMEMVLMAAGGCSSVDVVEGLKKAQQKVRAVNAKLTTERREVAPRLFTHINIHFEISGEDLDPNVIAAVTADSLEKYCSVCLMLGQGVEMSHSWDIMPK; via the coding sequence ATGCAATCAGAAGTAAAATGGGTCGATTCGCTTAAATTTGTTGGTCAATCACACTCAGGTCACTCAATTGTAATGGATGGAAACGGTGGTGAGACTGCGCCAAGCCCGATGGAAATGGTGTTAATGGCGGCTGGTGGATGCAGTTCGGTTGATGTGGTTGAGGGGTTGAAGAAAGCGCAGCAGAAGGTTAGAGCAGTCAACGCGAAGTTAACGACTGAACGTCGTGAGGTTGCACCGCGTCTTTTTACTCATATTAATATTCACTTTGAAATTTCTGGCGAAGATTTAGATCCAAACGTTATCGCTGCTGTAACAGCAGACTCGTTAGAAAAATATTGCTCCGTTTGTTTGATGCTTGGGCAAGGTGTCGAAATGAGTCATAGCTGGGATATTATGCCCAAGTAA
- a CDS encoding BspA family leucine-rich repeat surface protein, whose protein sequence is MKLRKLALLTFLLSPSYCFANEKDFTVMVWEECISNEFIEFIALDEVLGESPTKDKMREYFNSLEYIPTVSEIYNALIEGTNHRASMAAASMGASCGSELESSATHAESGSSAKSSSQESFYAVNCENHFVGDQFQYSGHRYLVVDDVTIRDSNNLSLLEQETLRFCTSQVTNMRTLFKGMKTFNADIRDWDVSNVVDMDRMFSYAKNFQQDISHWDTSSVRNMKGMFFGAAKFRQDLTLWEVNKVCQYDGFASYSGMTSLGYPNFNYSCDSQ, encoded by the coding sequence ATGAAATTAAGAAAACTCGCTTTGTTAACCTTTCTGTTAAGTCCATCTTATTGCTTTGCAAATGAAAAAGATTTTACAGTCATGGTTTGGGAGGAATGTATATCCAATGAATTTATTGAATTTATTGCTTTAGATGAAGTTCTTGGAGAAAGCCCTACGAAAGATAAAATGCGAGAGTACTTTAATTCTCTAGAGTATATTCCGACTGTGAGTGAAATCTATAACGCTCTTATTGAAGGCACCAACCACCGAGCGAGTATGGCAGCTGCTTCTATGGGGGCTTCATGCGGTTCTGAGCTAGAGAGCAGTGCGACACACGCGGAGTCGGGCTCTAGCGCCAAATCTTCCTCTCAAGAGAGTTTTTATGCGGTAAACTGTGAAAATCATTTTGTGGGAGATCAATTTCAGTATAGCGGTCATCGTTATTTGGTGGTGGATGACGTGACGATTAGAGACTCAAACAATCTAAGCTTACTGGAACAAGAAACACTGCGCTTTTGTACCTCTCAAGTTACGAATATGCGCACTTTGTTTAAGGGTATGAAAACATTTAATGCTGATATTCGAGATTGGGATGTGTCTAATGTTGTAGACATGGATCGAATGTTTTCATACGCAAAAAACTTTCAGCAAGATATTAGCCATTGGGACACCTCAAGTGTCAGAAATATGAAAGGGATGTTTTTCGGAGCAGCCAAATTTCGACAAGATTTGACATTATGGGAGGTCAATAAAGTATGTCAATACGATGGTTTTGCTTCTTACAGTGGTATGACGAGCTTAGGTTACCCTAATTTTAATTACAGTTGTGATAGTCAATAA
- a CDS encoding acyl-CoA thioesterase, which translates to MYEHNIDVRFLDINSGNHVSSHTILDYIVDTISAFWVNKGFLLSDIDGKSYIISNTNIDFKQEIKYPNRLSSCIWIESINRKSMIFKIELKDSNERVLVKAQVKGALLDCDGKLSLIDDCLKERIL; encoded by the coding sequence GTGTACGAACATAATATAGATGTACGTTTTTTAGATATTAATTCAGGGAATCATGTTTCTAGTCATACTATTCTTGATTACATCGTCGATACGATAAGTGCTTTTTGGGTCAATAAAGGTTTTTTATTGAGTGATATTGACGGGAAGTCTTATATAATTTCAAATACAAACATTGACTTTAAACAAGAAATAAAATACCCAAATCGATTATCTTCATGCATCTGGATCGAGTCAATCAATCGTAAATCGATGATATTTAAAATAGAGTTGAAAGATTCAAACGAACGTGTTTTGGTCAAAGCTCAGGTTAAAGGAGCTTTATTAGACTGTGATGGAAAATTATCACTGATTGATGACTGTTTAAAAGAGAGGATCTTATGA
- a CDS encoding SDR family NAD(P)-dependent oxidoreductase, whose translation MKKTIMITGCSRGIGFELCSYFLSKEFRVVGTARKKEDLEKLKSMGADALQYEANNEESIENLISQVKAKYDCIDFLINNVGVAKVNLIEEVTFEDFDEVMNVNFKSTFFITSKLAHLIKKSKNGRIINISSILSSMPQKGFSCYSASKSAMESYTKSAALEFASHNVTVNTIAPGFVETEMLQVIDSKKLSRMKKSIPLKRFCSPHEISHLVEFLISEQAGYITGSVISINGGLSL comes from the coding sequence ATGAAGAAAACAATCATGATTACAGGTTGCTCTAGAGGTATTGGTTTCGAATTATGCTCATATTTTCTAAGCAAGGAGTTTCGTGTTGTTGGGACGGCTAGAAAAAAAGAAGATTTAGAAAAGTTAAAAAGCATGGGTGCCGATGCTCTTCAATATGAAGCCAATAATGAAGAAAGCATAGAGAACTTAATTTCTCAAGTAAAAGCAAAGTATGATTGTATTGATTTTTTGATTAATAATGTTGGTGTGGCCAAAGTTAATTTAATCGAAGAAGTAACCTTTGAAGATTTTGATGAAGTAATGAATGTGAACTTTAAGTCGACGTTCTTTATCACGTCTAAGCTGGCCCATTTGATAAAAAAGTCTAAAAATGGACGTATTATCAATATTTCTAGTATATTGTCATCAATGCCTCAAAAAGGCTTTTCTTGTTATTCGGCTTCAAAAAGTGCGATGGAGTCCTATACTAAATCAGCAGCATTAGAATTTGCCTCTCATAACGTGACTGTAAATACAATTGCTCCGGGCTTTGTTGAAACCGAGATGTTACAAGTCATAGACTCTAAAAAATTATCCAGGATGAAGAAATCCATTCCACTTAAACGTTTTTGTTCCCCCCATGAAATCTCTCACTTAGTTGAATTCCTGATCTCAGAACAAGCAGGTTACATTACGGGCTCAGTTATTTCCATAAATGGAGGGCTGAGCCTCTAA
- a CDS encoding autoinducer binding domain-containing protein, translating to MSILSNDIKLITKNLGEDENIDQLFSQLNNDLKCTYLTYMIETETLKVHFSSNNDWQKTFVKDKLINVCPIYRNAFEAIKNKKNFVFTLWDAVPHLKGEEQDLMDLRHSYNIGHGLGLAIKQGQFRESLVLAGNADNYNFSAQIVNNRTIIDSALSTFRKSILSNTPQIITKSTNPTY from the coding sequence ATGAGCATACTATCTAATGATATAAAGTTAATCACAAAAAATCTTGGCGAAGATGAAAATATAGACCAATTATTCTCACAGTTAAATAATGATCTTAAGTGTACTTACTTAACTTATATGATTGAAACTGAAACTTTAAAAGTACACTTTTCATCCAATAATGATTGGCAAAAAACATTTGTTAAAGATAAGTTAATAAATGTTTGCCCAATATATAGAAATGCATTTGAAGCCATTAAAAACAAGAAAAATTTTGTATTTACTCTATGGGATGCGGTACCACACCTTAAAGGAGAAGAGCAAGACCTAATGGATTTGAGACACTCATATAATATTGGTCATGGTTTAGGCTTAGCCATAAAGCAGGGTCAATTTAGAGAGTCACTAGTACTGGCAGGTAATGCAGATAATTACAATTTTAGTGCTCAGATAGTAAACAATCGAACTATAATAGATTCAGCTTTGAGTACATTCAGAAAGTCTATCCTTTCAAATACACCTCAAATTATTACCAAAAGCACTAATCCTACTTATTAA
- a CDS encoding helix-turn-helix domain-containing protein produces the protein MNGIAERLKELRKYSGLSRRRIEMMSKGKIKQSSLSTFENGQSNISIEYLQKLTKFYKNNDISVSYSWLLEGEGPPPLKKDHIGLNFSCLQEAQYFQDLNPLSIIISANKSFEGFIEVGDFLGGIPSSSNKESLKIRILSLTNKEIHIVKCYMFMGFIIILENDTIRKIDLSKISMVYDIIWIRKNI, from the coding sequence ATGAACGGAATTGCAGAAAGATTAAAAGAGTTGAGAAAATACTCAGGGCTTAGTAGACGAAGAATTGAGATGATGTCCAAAGGTAAAATTAAGCAATCATCCTTATCTACTTTTGAAAATGGGCAATCAAACATCAGTATTGAGTACCTACAGAAGCTAACTAAATTCTATAAAAACAATGACATATCAGTCAGTTATTCATGGCTATTAGAAGGTGAAGGACCTCCTCCTTTGAAGAAGGATCACATAGGATTGAATTTTTCATGTCTACAGGAGGCTCAATATTTCCAAGATCTAAATCCACTAAGTATTATTATATCAGCCAATAAGTCATTCGAGGGGTTTATCGAGGTTGGGGACTTTTTAGGTGGTATACCATCTTCTTCAAATAAAGAAAGTCTGAAAATTAGAATATTATCACTAACTAATAAAGAGATTCATATAGTAAAATGTTATATGTTTATGGGTTTCATTATAATCCTGGAAAATGATACTATTAGGAAAATAGATTTAAGTAAGATATCGATGGTATACGATATAATATGGATAAGGAAAAACATATGA
- a CDS encoding DUF2058 domain-containing protein produces the protein MAKLTLQEQMLKAGLVNEKKLKKAKKGSKKSRVQAREVKAAVEENKRQQLERDKQLSEQQNIERLNKEIQAQINQLIENNKIDLNDGDIKYNFTHGTLVKSLYVDSLIREQLIRGILAIALVEESYVVIPRPVANKIAQRDESVIIEQKEPETDIPEEDDPYADFVVPDDLMW, from the coding sequence ATGGCAAAACTAACCCTCCAAGAACAAATGCTCAAAGCAGGCTTGGTTAACGAAAAAAAACTCAAGAAAGCAAAGAAAGGCTCTAAGAAATCACGTGTTCAAGCCAGAGAAGTCAAAGCGGCCGTCGAAGAAAACAAGCGTCAGCAATTAGAACGCGATAAACAATTGAGCGAGCAACAAAATATTGAGCGCTTAAACAAAGAAATCCAAGCTCAAATTAATCAATTGATTGAAAATAATAAGATTGATTTAAACGATGGTGATATCAAGTATAACTTCACTCATGGGACATTGGTTAAATCTTTATATGTTGATAGTCTAATTCGCGAACAATTAATTAGAGGAATTTTAGCTATCGCTCTCGTTGAAGAAAGCTATGTTGTGATCCCTCGACCCGTTGCGAATAAAATCGCTCAACGAGATGAGTCTGTGATTATCGAACAAAAAGAGCCTGAAACTGACATCCCTGAAGAAGATGACCCATACGCAGACTTTGTCGTTCCAGATGACCTGATGTGGTAG